In Mesoplodon densirostris isolate mMesDen1 chromosome 2, mMesDen1 primary haplotype, whole genome shotgun sequence, the DNA window AACTGACCGAAAAAGGAAAGAGCCTTAAAAATGAGGTTATACTCCTGTTGCTAGGCTGGAAAACTGACTTGATGATGGCTTTGAACCAGCATCACCTGAATGATTGACAGAACTAAGGGAGCAATACTGCGACTCGGCATCTGGGATAGGGTACCAGGACAGCTGGCTTCTAATTCAGATGGTGATTTGGAAACaagtatgtttcctctatactgTTCGCTCAACCACCAAATTTTATTAAGTTCCTGCCCTGGTCAAAGAACTATGCTAGGTGGGAGTATAAAAAGTCACGATCTCTTTTCCCTTAAGTAGCTGACCAAATCTAACGGGGCAAAAAGACATTTAATAATAATGCTATTTCATTATCCTCCCCTCCGCCCCTTCCAGCTTTAAAGCTCACGCCATCAGGTTATACCCCAGTTACCCTTTGTTGTTGCTGTCATCTCTGTTAGCGACAACTCATTCCTCCTCATTCCTTGAAGGTTTTAGCTCCTGATTCACTGTTGCTCTTTCCAGCACTACTGTATATTTCTTGGTGATTTCAATATTAATAAAGCTGATACATCTAACCACTATCTCCTATCTTTCCAGTTCACTCCCTCCACTACCCCAGTTCTAACGATTCTTCCACTCCCTCAGGACTTATCCATTGATTCTACCACGGTTTCACTGTCCCTCATCTACCTCATGGCTTCAGCTCCACTTCTTACCCAGCTTAGATTCCATGGTCCACCATGCATACACGTACAACTCACTCGCTCCCTTCTCCCTATGTCTTAATCACAAGACAAAAGCCCAGCCTTGGTAAAATTCAATTCTGTGCCTACTCCACGCATGCATCTgcccagagaaaagcatacaacTGTGTTAACTAGTCTCTTTGTATGCAATATCATTAACCCAAGTGAGTCCTTAGTGCTACCTGGCAATCTTAGTGTATTTCCCTGGTCCAGTCGCTCACCCATTCTCTCAAATTTTTCTGCACATCAGAATCAGCTGGGAGAGCTAAAAACAATCTAAACACCCAGGCTGTACCCCATATTGGTTAAGTCATCAATGTAGTGGCAGGAGGGaaacccaggcatcagtatttttgaAACTCCTTGGGCGAttgcagtgcacagcctatttTGAGAACTAGGGTCATAGGTGacttattttacacattttcctctcttctcaagTCTCTAGCACCTTTTCCCCAGCTTGTTTTCCTGAgtgaaaattcagaaaagtagAAGCAATAAGAAGTAACCTTCTGAATACTTCCACCACAGCCATCAGCATACCTACATCTGCACCTCTGTGCCTTCACTACTGAAGGGTGGATGAACTGTCTGTCTCCTCTCTAAGGCCAGTTCCACCTCCATAGCAGATTCCATCCCCTTTTGCCTGCTCCAGCAATTCTTCCCTTTCTCGCCTGCATACTCAGTGGTTTCCTTTCCACTGGATATTCCCATTGGCAAACAAATACTTACCTCCCACgtttggaaaaaaaacaacaagattTCTCTTGACCCTACAATGTCATTCACCTACTACCCCATTTCTCTGCTTCCCTTTACAGGAAAACTCCTCCAAACAGTTGTCTGTATCTGCTATCTGACTTCTCCCCTTTATCTGCTGAACCCAGTCCAAGCagtcttctctctcctccactcCACTGAAGTAGCTCTTGTCAAAGTCACCAGTGACATTCCCATTGCTAAAGCCAGTGGTCAGTTTTCAGTCCCCATCTTACTTGACCTATCAGCAGCATTTAAGAGCCGATCACTCCTTTGCTTTACTTGGTTCTGTGACACCATGCTCTCCTGGTTTCCTCCCTACCTCACTGACCTTCCTTCTTTACCTTTATTGCTAGATCCTCACTCTCTTTCGAGCCTCTAAATGTTGACATGTCTGAGGCCCAGTCCTCAGATCTCTTCTTTTCTCTATCTGCACTTCTTCCCTGGGTGATCTCATTCAGTCTCACACCTTTTAATATCATCCATACACTtatgactcccaaatttatatctctagcCCTGATTGCTCTCCTGACCCTCAGACTCATATATCTCACTGTCTCGTTGACCTCTGCACTGGAATGTCCATCGCACACTTAACTTGTGATTCTTCCCCAACATGTCTGTTCCTCCTCATTTTATTAAATGGTAATTCTTCCACTGGCTCAACCAAAATCCTAGTTCTCCTTCATCCCACAGGCTCTCTTCAATGCCATCATCCCAGACCATCACGCAGAAGCCTTCTCTCCTCCTCGCCTCGCCCCCTCCGGCTCTGTGGACCGACTTGTGGAAAGTCTCCTGGGCGGCCTATCTCACTGGGATGCTGAACACTTCCTGTTCATTGCTGAGCATGGCTACCTGTATGAGCACAACTTCGCCTTCTTCCCTGGTTTCCCCCTGGTCCTGTTGGTGGGGACTGAATTGCTGAGACCCCTGTGGGGGTTACTGAGCCTACGGAGTTGCCTGCTAATCTCAGTGGCATTGCTCAATTCCTTGTTCTCCGTGCTGGCCGCACTTGCGCTTCATGACCTGGGCTGTCTGGTTTTGCGCTGTCCCCGCCAGGCTTTTTATGGAGcgctgctcttctgcctcagccCCGCCAATGTCTTCCTGGCGGCTGGCTACTCAGAAGCTTTGTTTGCCCTCCTGACATTCAGCGCCCTGGGGCAGCTGGAAAGGGGCCGAAGCTGGACTAGTGGACTCCTCTTTGCCCTTGCCACTGGTGTGCGCTCCAACGGGCTGGTCAACGTTGGCTTTCTCGTGCATTCTCAGTGCCGaggctttttctcttctctcatggTGCGAAATCCTCTGAGACAGCTTTTGAAGCTGATGGGCTCTGTGTTCCTGTCAGTGCTCACACTTAGCCTTCCCTTTGCCCTCTTTCAATATTACGCCTATACCCAGTTCTGTCTGCCAGGCTCAGCCTACCCCATTCCTAAGCCCTTGCTGCAGTTAGCTGTGGACAAGGGCTACCGAATCGTAGAGGGAAATGAGCCACCTTGGTGCTCCTGGGAACTTCCCCTAATATACAGCTACATCCAGGATATCTATTGGAATGTTGGCTTTTTGAGATACTATGAACTCAAGCAGGTGCCCAATTTTCTACTGGCTGCACCAGTGACTATACTGGTTGCCTGGGCAACTTGGACATATGTGACCACCCATCCTTGGCTCTGCCTTACACTTGGAATGCAAAGGAGCAAGAacaaagagaccccagagaagcCTGATCCTGGATTCCTCAGTCCTCGGGTGTTTGTGTACCTCGTCCATGCTGCAGTGCTGCTGCTGTTTGGCAGTCTGTGCATGCATGTTCAGGTGAGGTGGACTCCTGGCTGGGAAAAGGTGGGAACACAGGCCAAACCCCTTAGTCAGGGACAGGGAGGACATTTAACTTCTCCCATTTGAGTGACCTGTacctaatttattcattcaacaactatttggGGGTGTTTTTAGTGTGAGTCCCTGGGTCATATCACTGAGGTTAGAACATAAATAAGTTAAGATTGCTGCCCTAGTGGGTCTTGTGGTCAAAATGGAGAGACAGACATTTAACCACTTATAGTATAGTGGGATGGAATTGGAGATATTTTTGAGGTAGAGTATTGTGGAAGCACAGAGGAAAAAGTAGCTAACTGGctgaaggaggtgaggagggCATCATATTTAGGCTGGGTCCTGAAGAGTAAGAAGAAATTCCGTTTAAGAAGCAGAGGAAGAACATTTTGGACAAATGGAAGGGCATGTGCGAAGACAACGAGAGTTGTGAAAGGACCTGATCTGACTAAGTTATAGGAATAGCACAGAGGGTATCTCTGGGACCTTCCCCTAACATACAACTGTACCCAGAATATCTGCTTGAATGTCAACTTCCTGAGGTACTCTGAGCTCTGGCAGGCGCTCTGTTTTCAGAGAAGCTATCTTGTGCACTGTTCGGTTGGTGGGGAGGATAGAGAGGGATGGGAAGGGTTTGATCATACATTCGATTTTTTTTGGTTCCTGGTTGTGGCTCCAGGTCCACCATAAACCCTGAGGATGTCTTTTTGTCTCCATGCTGGCCACTCCTCAGCAGTTTCTGCCTCTTGGAGGCGCACATTGGCTGTTTGTAAAGTTCTCTGAGCTATGAGACTAAGAGGCACAGGGGAAATAGAAAGGAGCACTCTGTGTTTGTAGCTGGATGAGCTACTAGAGTGAATGCCAGCGAAGCTTAGAGTTTCAAGGATAGATGAGGGAGGCCATTTGGAGACCTGGCTCTGAACTTCCCTAGAGGGACAGTGTTGAACCACAGGATCCCCTGCCCcctttctctctgctttgccaTCCCCGTGGGATGAGGGAACCGTTTTAGGGGGCAGGGGATCAGAGTCCTGGCCCTGGGCTAAAAGTGGAccccacagacttttttttttttttttttggccatgccacgtggcacgtgggatcttagttccccaaccagggatcgaatccacgccccctgcgttggaagcgaggaatcttaaccactggactgccagggaagtcccctgaccaACCCCCCCATAGAATTTTTAGTATCAGTTGGCCCATTATTGTGGTAATtagtgtgtagccatgtttatttGTGACATTGCAGTCACCTGGCTGGTGTCACGCACAGCTTTATAAGGCAGATCCTAAGCTCTGCTGAATGAATACCTTTTCCAGTGTAATACATTTCTAGTCTCAGAGCTATAGCTCACCCAGCAGCAGGGAGGTCCCAGGCTCATCCAGTTGGAGGCAGTGGTACTCCGGTAAATGTGTGGGTTTCCCCCCCCCTTATGATTTCCAGGTTCTCACCAGGCTGTTATGCTCCTCCACTCCTATTGTGTACTGGTTCTCAGCTCACTTGCTTCAGGACCAAGAACCGCTGCTGAGGTCCCTAGAGACTGTGCCTTGGAAGCCTCTTTCAGGGGACTCCCCACCAGGACAAAAGGTCCCCAGAAACTCTATCATGGGACTCTTGTACAACTGGAAAACTTGTTCTCTGGTCACACGATGCATTCTAGGCTACTTCCTGACTTACTGGCTCCTGGGACTACTCCTGCATTGCAACTTTCTACCTTGGACATGACCTGGAGACTTTTAGGGGACAGGCTTGAAGCAGACTTAACCAGGGTCTGAAAGTACAAATACATGCTGGGGCTGCCTGTGCTGCCCTGGAACCCTTACTCTCCCCGTTAGAACCTCTCTCTCCTTGAAGGTTGGTTAGGAATGGGAGAAGTGTGAGCCTCTAGAGAGCACCTCTGGTCCTGGCTGTGGCAGATTTTAGGGTGGTAACTATTTTCTCTGTAAATGAAGAAATCTTATTCCAGGTCTGAAGCATACCTGGATCTGTCTTGTCAATCAACCATAGCAGAGATAGTCTTAAACTTACCACCTACCCACAcgtaaatttaaatgtaaattatttagaTGTGAATTTCATCAAAGGCTGTAGCTGATAAGCTGGTCATAGTCCACACAGTAATGGTGGAGGCCTGGACAGTGTAGCCTAAGTAAAATGGGACCATCTTTTCTAAATGGGACATTGTTTCTGatgatttttttcatgatttgttcacttatttatatgaaaaaccatacaaagatacgCAAATTAAACAACTTTTGATTATATCTGCAAttaattacctttttatttttttaattattttattttattttattggctgcacggcttgcgggagcttagttccctgaccagggattaaacccagtccacagcagtgaaagcaccgagctggaccaccagtgaattcccataaattacctttttaaaaaaataatacaaattaaggGCTGAGACCCTGCCACATACTCTGCATCCACACTTCATTTGGATATTAAAGGTCAGTTgatgcaaaaaaaattaatacaagttac includes these proteins:
- the PIGV gene encoding GPI mannosyltransferase 2 isoform X2 yields the protein MWPLDTSRKEVLGFAVSCRVLTLVLQALFNAIIPDHHAEAFSPPRLAPSGSVDRLVESLLGGLSHWDAEHFLFIAEHGYLYEHNFAFFPGFPLVLLVGTELLRPLWGLLSLRSCLLISVALLNSLFSVLAALALHDLGCLVLRCPRQAFYGALLFCLSPANVFLAAGYSEALFALLTFSALGQLERGRSWTSGLLFALATGVRSNGLVNVGFLVHSQCRGFFSSLMVRNPLRQLLKLMGSVFLSVLTLSLPFALFQYYAYTQFCLPGSAYPIPKPLLQLAVDKGYRIVEGNEPPWCSWELPLIYSYIQDIYWNVGFLRYYELKQVPNFLLAAPVTILVAWATWTYVTTHPWLCLTLGMQRSKNKETPEKPDPGFLSPRVFVYLVHAAVLLLFGSLCMHVQVLTRLLCSSTPIVYWFSAHLLQDQEPLLRSLETVPWKPLSGDSPPGQKVPRNSIMGLLYNWKTCSLVTRCILGYFLTYWLLGLLLHCNFLPWT
- the PIGV gene encoding GPI mannosyltransferase 2 isoform X3, with translation MWPLDTSRKEVLGFAVSCRVLTLVLQFSFIPQALFNAIIPDHHAEAFSPPRLAPSGSVDRLVESLLGGLSHWDAEHFLFIAEHGYLYEHNFAFFPGFPLVLLVGTELLRPLWGLLSLRSCLLISVALLNSLFSVLAALALHDLGCLVLRCPRQAFYGALLFCLSPANVFLAAGYSEALFALLTFSALGQLERGRSWTSGLLFALATGVRSNGLVNVGFLVHSQCRGFFSSLMVRNPLRQLLKLMGSVFLSVLTLSLPFALFQYYAYTQFCLPGSAYPIPKPLLQLAVDKGYRIVEGNEPPWCSWELPLIYSYIQDIYWNVGFLRYYELKQVPNFLLAAPVTILVAWATWTYVTTHPWLCLTLGMQRSKNKETPEKPDPGFLSPRVFVYLVHAAVLLLFGSLCMHVQGSKEDSPCLLSSNSCLIEFLAETQEH
- the PIGV gene encoding GPI mannosyltransferase 2 isoform X1; this translates as MWPLDTSRKEVLGFAVSCRVLTLVLQFSFIPQALFNAIIPDHHAEAFSPPRLAPSGSVDRLVESLLGGLSHWDAEHFLFIAEHGYLYEHNFAFFPGFPLVLLVGTELLRPLWGLLSLRSCLLISVALLNSLFSVLAALALHDLGCLVLRCPRQAFYGALLFCLSPANVFLAAGYSEALFALLTFSALGQLERGRSWTSGLLFALATGVRSNGLVNVGFLVHSQCRGFFSSLMVRNPLRQLLKLMGSVFLSVLTLSLPFALFQYYAYTQFCLPGSAYPIPKPLLQLAVDKGYRIVEGNEPPWCSWELPLIYSYIQDIYWNVGFLRYYELKQVPNFLLAAPVTILVAWATWTYVTTHPWLCLTLGMQRSKNKETPEKPDPGFLSPRVFVYLVHAAVLLLFGSLCMHVQVLTRLLCSSTPIVYWFSAHLLQDQEPLLRSLETVPWKPLSGDSPPGQKVPRNSIMGLLYNWKTCSLVTRCILGYFLTYWLLGLLLHCNFLPWT